The Abditibacteriaceae bacterium sequence GGGGAGCAATTTCACAACGATGTCGTCAGCGTGCATCGCCATTGCTTCGTCGGTCGCGTTGTCGAGAACTTCGCGCACCAAGACGAACAAACCGGATCGGCCTGTATCGCCGATATACATTCCGGGACGGTGGCGCACAGCTTCCAAACCTTCGAGCCATGTAATGTTTTCTGCGGAGTAGTCGGTGCCCTTAGGCGCGAGCTTGACTTTGTGCGCGGTTTTCGCGTCTGCCATGTGTAAATCCTTTGCGGTAATTTCAGTGGGGAAAAGAGGTTGAATAAGTGGTTGGGAACGCATTCAATTTTACTCGATTCGCCGCCCACACACAACCGTATAATATAGAAACGCGCGTACGCGTACACGCGCTCGCGTACGCGCGACGGAATTCCAGATTTTTTCAATTTTCTTTCCACATCGGCACCTGGGCGCATCGCCGAACTTCAGTACGGTCGAATTCGACCGTACTTGTTGCAGCCACTCCATTTCAAGGAAGCCATGTCCAACGAACTAATTCTTGTCGTCGATGACGAAACCAGCATCACCGATTTCGTGGCGTATAACCTCGAACAGGCCGGCTACCGCGCACGCGTCGAAAACACCGGCAACGGCGCGTTGCGTGCAGCGGAAGCTGAAACGCCTGCGCTTGTCGTGCTCGACCTGATGCTGCCCGATATCGGTGGCTTTGAAGTGTGCAAAACGCTCCGCAGCAAAGAAGCGACACGGCGCGTGCCGGTGATTATGCTGACCGCGCGCGACGATGAAGTCGATAAAGTCGTGGGCCTTGAAATCGGTGCCGACGATTACGTCACCAAGCCGTTTTCGCCGCGCGAACTGACGGCACGCATCGGTGCGGTTTTGCGCCGTTCGGGCGATGGCGAAATCGCGCCCGAAAAAGTGCCGCAGAAAGACGTGTGGCATTGCGCCGACATCACGCTCGATGGCGCGCGCCGCATTGTGCTCAAAGGCAGCGAAGAAGTACCGGTAAACCCCAAAGAGTACGCGATTCTCGAACTGTTGATGAAAGCGCGTGGTGCGGCTCTTTCGCGCGACCGCATTCTCGATGTTGTCTGGCAGGGCGATTTTTACGGCGACGCGCGCCAGCTCGACGTGTATATTTACCGCCTGCGCGAAAAGCTCGGCGAAGGCATCATCGAAACCGCGCGCGGCTTCGGCTATCGCGTCAAAAGTTCATAGGGTTTAGCAGGCTAGACCCAAGTACAGTCGAATTCGACCGTACGTCCTTACTCTTCAAATGCACGGTTTCCGGCGCACGTTATTTCTTTCTCATCTTGGCGTTGTGGCGCTGGCGCTTGTGCTGCTGGCGTTTTCGCTGCGCGGGTTGGCGACGCGTTACTTTGCCGAACAACTCCGCGACCGCCTGATTTCGCGTGCGGCAGCGGTTCGCAATCGCGTCGCGCCACATTTCGATGGCGAAAGCTGGGACGATGCCTTTCCCCAAAAAATCCGCAAGCAGCTCGAACGCGATTTGCGCCGCGCTGCGACCCGCGACGACATGCGTTTTCGCATCGTCAGCCGCAACGCACGCGCAGTTTTTGATACCTACGCCGCGCCGGGTTACAACGTCAACGGGCGCAACGAAATCGTGTCGCCCGAACTCGGCTGGAGTTTCGGTGACCGGCCCGAAGTTTTGGCGGCGTTGCAGGGCGAAACCAATTCCCTCGTGCGAGGCGCGTTGCGTGACGGCTCGTCGGCAATGTTTCTGGCGATGCCGATTCGACGGGAAGGCGAAATCACCGGTTGCGTTTATGTGACTTCACCGGTTCTTTCGCTCGCACCGCAAGTTGTTGATTACGCGCGGCGTTTGCTGGGCGTAACTCTCGCGGTGTTTGCTCTTGCGGCCTTGCTTTCGGCGGCTCTCGCGCAGCGTTTGGCGCTTCCGGCCCGTCGCATCGAAGACACCGCGAAACGGCTCGCATCGGGCGATTTAGCGGCGCGCGTGGCCATGCACCGGCGTTGGCTCGGGCGTGGTGACGAGATGGACAAACTGATGGGCGCCATTAACGACATGGCCGCGCGGCTGGAAGAAACCGATGCGGCGCGGCGCGCGTTTCTCGCCGATGTCTCGCACGAACTGCGGACACCTCTGGCGGCGATTAAAGGCAGCGCGGAAACCTTGCGCGACGGCGCCTGGCAAAACCCGACCTTTGCACCGAAATTCTCGGCGACAATTGTGGCGCAAAGCGACCGCCTGATTCGACTCGTCAACGACTTGCTGCGGTTGGCAAAATTGGAAGGCGCGCCCGAAACATCGTTTCATCCGCTCGAAGCGCGTGATGTGCTACAACGCGCGGCCGATGCAGCAGCGCCACTTTTCAGCGAGCAAACCGTGAATCTCGCCATTGCCTGTGAAGCAGATACGATTTGCGGCAACGCCGATTTGCTGGAGCAACTGCTCATCAATTTGCTGGGCAACGCCGCGCGCCACTCGCCCGCGGGTTCAACGACAACGCTTTTTGCCCGCGAGAATGCGGGGCAAGTCGAAATCGGGGTCAGCGACGAAGGCAAAGGCATCGCGCCCGAACATTTGCCGAAACTGGGAGATCGCTTTTATCGTGTCGAAGAAGGACGCGACCGCGATTCAGGCGGCAGCGGTTTGGGACTCGCGATTTGTCGCCGCATTGCGCTCGCACATGGCGGAGAACTTCGCATCGAAAGCGAACCAGGACACGGCACAAGTGTGTGGGCGTCGTTGCCCTTAACTTCTTAGTGACTTTGCTCCGTATTTGTATCAGTAGGCCAATTCGACCGTACTTCCCGATTCAATTTTCTTGCAGCAACGCCATGACATTTCGGTGGTCGTTGCGCGCGGCGTGGGCGAGCGCAGTTTCGCCGTTGCGGTCTTCGATTTCGGTTTTCGCGCCGCGCGCCAACAAAACGCGCACAACATCTTCGTGGCCGCCTTCGGCAGCTTCCATCAATGCGGTGCCGCCGTTATTGGTTCGTGCATTCACATTCGCGCCACGCTGCAACAAGACGCGCACGCTTTCCAGATGGCCGCCGGTGGCCGCCTGTCGCAGCGCTGTCGAGCCGGTTTCGGTGCGCGCTTCAATGTCCGCTCCGGCGTCG is a genomic window containing:
- a CDS encoding response regulator transcription factor, with product MSNELILVVDDETSITDFVAYNLEQAGYRARVENTGNGALRAAEAETPALVVLDLMLPDIGGFEVCKTLRSKEATRRVPVIMLTARDDEVDKVVGLEIGADDYVTKPFSPRELTARIGAVLRRSGDGEIAPEKVPQKDVWHCADITLDGARRIVLKGSEEVPVNPKEYAILELLMKARGAALSRDRILDVVWQGDFYGDARQLDVYIYRLREKLGEGIIETARGFGYRVKSS
- a CDS encoding ATP-binding protein, translated to MHGFRRTLFLSHLGVVALALVLLAFSLRGLATRYFAEQLRDRLISRAAAVRNRVAPHFDGESWDDAFPQKIRKQLERDLRRAATRDDMRFRIVSRNARAVFDTYAAPGYNVNGRNEIVSPELGWSFGDRPEVLAALQGETNSLVRGALRDGSSAMFLAMPIRREGEITGCVYVTSPVLSLAPQVVDYARRLLGVTLAVFALAALLSAALAQRLALPARRIEDTAKRLASGDLAARVAMHRRWLGRGDEMDKLMGAINDMAARLEETDAARRAFLADVSHELRTPLAAIKGSAETLRDGAWQNPTFAPKFSATIVAQSDRLIRLVNDLLRLAKLEGAPETSFHPLEARDVLQRAADAAAPLFSEQTVNLAIACEADTICGNADLLEQLLINLLGNAARHSPAGSTTTLFARENAGQVEIGVSDEGKGIAPEHLPKLGDRFYRVEEGRDRDSGGSGLGLAICRRIALAHGGELRIESEPGHGTSVWASLPLTS